The following proteins come from a genomic window of Flavobacterium crocinum:
- a CDS encoding ABC transporter ATP-binding protein: MLTAENLTKKYGDYTALNALNLTIKEGEIFALLGQNGAGKTTTINLFLGFIEPSEGTLTINNIPVTLNAKTTKEFVAYIPETVMLYPNLTGLENLKFFSSLAGFKYSKGELTYFLNKAGLQVKAHDQNLGGYSKGMRQKVGIAIAIAKKAKVLLLDEPTSGLDPKASNEFSQILKELSADGTAILMATHDIFRAREVASHIGIMKQGNLVTVIEADKISANELEDLYLQTV, from the coding sequence ATGTTGACAGCTGAAAACCTCACCAAAAAATATGGTGATTATACTGCTTTGAATGCCCTAAATTTAACGATTAAAGAAGGCGAAATATTTGCTCTTTTAGGGCAAAATGGCGCTGGAAAAACGACTACAATTAATTTATTTCTAGGTTTTATAGAACCTTCCGAAGGAACTTTAACCATCAATAATATTCCGGTTACTTTAAACGCAAAAACGACTAAAGAATTTGTCGCTTACATTCCAGAAACTGTAATGCTTTACCCCAATTTAACAGGTTTAGAAAACCTTAAATTTTTCTCTTCACTTGCCGGCTTTAAATATTCTAAAGGAGAACTGACTTATTTCCTGAACAAAGCGGGTTTGCAAGTTAAAGCGCACGATCAAAATTTAGGCGGATACTCTAAAGGAATGCGTCAAAAAGTGGGAATTGCGATTGCTATTGCAAAAAAAGCCAAAGTGCTTTTACTGGACGAACCTACAAGCGGTTTAGATCCAAAAGCTTCCAACGAATTCTCTCAGATTTTAAAAGAACTTTCGGCAGACGGAACGGCTATTTTAATGGCAACCCACGATATTTTCAGAGCGCGGGAAGTCGCTTCGCATATCGGAATTATGAAACAGGGAAATCTTGTAACAGTGATCGAAGCAGATAAAATTTCGGCTAACGAACTGGAAGATTTGTATTTACAAACCGTTTAG
- a CDS encoding TonB-dependent siderophore receptor: protein MKNTLSLLFIVSTISVVKAQNGGKVRDSISKDSLELESKRNELQTVEIIGRSTRKYNSDYSFSATKTATLNKDIPQSTSSITKELIADKGAIYLADVVKMASGVIPASYYNQYTIRGISQNEEGQIINGMRTRQYYFLQPLTSNIERVEVIKGPSSATFSSVDPGGSINMVTKKPLATDRKEVSFSVGSFSTLRGTLDFTGPLNESKTLLYRVNGAYQEAKSYRDLVNNKSFLFSPSFSYIPNEKTAINTELILSNMTGVLDRGQPIFGAVAGKTDLNKTPISLNLGASGDFFKSKEMILMTNFAHKFSSKVGFNVSYMKQTWTEDLQEHRTTNTFAVDMNNQPVTSLAMMQYVQRQQYWDIDNLSTYFNFDFKTGKLNHKLLTGYDLSSWNKNKGGGQNAARGYLLNDGTVANTFVPANSSNYQTVTVNGIVLPKPNVNFFDLNNPSYALRNTQDYVLNVRTALPSALTTTNAIYIQDQIQWNKFIFLLGLRNEWFEDITNYETNNELTVKKTALLPRIGITYTVNDAINVYTTYLEGYQPQSNTVTLMPQTGSLPGGSLFKPLESDLKEFGVKAVFLNNSVSFNAAVYEINQRNILMNANDPVNPDLLVTRGSERSRGFECDLAGYITPDWQVNASYSYIDAEITNDANAALIGQRKQNTPKNSANLWTRYNFNSDSVLDDFGIGFGIQYQSSKVPWFTRDFTLPDFTIFDAAIYYKPNGSNMQIALNAGNLLNKTYWLGAQNYLRLFPGSPRNVNLTVTYRF, encoded by the coding sequence ATGAAAAATACACTTTCTTTACTGTTTATAGTAAGTACCATTTCTGTTGTAAAAGCACAAAACGGCGGAAAAGTAAGAGACAGCATTTCTAAGGATTCTTTGGAATTGGAATCTAAAAGAAATGAATTACAGACTGTTGAAATTATTGGTCGCTCAACGCGAAAGTATAACAGCGACTATTCCTTTTCAGCAACTAAAACGGCGACATTAAACAAAGATATTCCGCAGTCTACTTCCAGCATTACCAAAGAGTTAATTGCTGACAAAGGAGCTATTTATCTCGCAGATGTCGTAAAAATGGCAAGTGGCGTAATTCCGGCTAGTTATTATAATCAATATACCATTCGAGGCATCAGCCAGAACGAAGAAGGCCAGATTATCAACGGAATGCGAACCAGACAATATTATTTTCTACAGCCCTTAACGAGTAATATTGAACGTGTTGAAGTAATCAAAGGCCCCTCTAGTGCCACATTTTCATCTGTTGATCCAGGTGGAAGTATCAATATGGTGACAAAAAAACCTTTGGCAACAGATCGAAAAGAAGTCAGTTTTTCTGTTGGAAGTTTTAGCACTTTACGCGGGACCTTAGATTTTACAGGGCCTTTAAACGAATCCAAAACGCTTTTATATCGTGTAAACGGAGCGTACCAGGAAGCAAAATCGTATCGTGATTTGGTGAACAATAAATCGTTCCTGTTTTCGCCTTCCTTCAGTTATATTCCAAATGAAAAAACGGCAATCAATACCGAATTGATTTTGAGTAACATGACTGGAGTTTTAGACCGCGGACAGCCTATTTTTGGCGCTGTTGCCGGAAAAACGGATTTAAACAAAACACCAATCAGTCTAAATTTAGGAGCTTCAGGAGATTTTTTCAAATCAAAAGAAATGATTTTGATGACCAATTTTGCTCATAAGTTTTCTTCGAAAGTGGGATTCAACGTTTCGTATATGAAACAGACCTGGACAGAAGATCTTCAGGAACACCGCACCACGAATACTTTTGCAGTTGATATGAATAATCAGCCTGTGACAAGTCTTGCTATGATGCAATATGTACAGCGCCAGCAATATTGGGACATAGATAATCTAAGCACCTATTTTAATTTTGATTTCAAAACCGGAAAACTCAATCACAAACTATTGACAGGTTACGATCTCAGCAGCTGGAATAAAAACAAAGGAGGCGGACAAAATGCAGCGAGAGGTTATTTGTTAAATGATGGAACTGTTGCAAATACTTTTGTTCCTGCAAATTCTTCTAATTATCAAACGGTAACTGTAAATGGTATTGTTTTACCCAAACCAAACGTCAATTTCTTCGATTTAAACAATCCGTCGTATGCTTTAAGAAATACGCAGGACTATGTTTTAAATGTTCGTACGGCGCTTCCGTCGGCATTAACGACAACAAATGCCATTTATATTCAGGATCAGATTCAGTGGAATAAATTCATTTTTTTGTTGGGATTAAGAAACGAATGGTTTGAAGACATTACAAATTATGAAACCAATAATGAATTAACAGTTAAAAAGACAGCATTACTTCCTAGAATCGGCATTACGTATACCGTGAACGATGCCATAAATGTTTACACTACTTATCTTGAAGGTTATCAACCACAGTCTAATACTGTTACTTTAATGCCTCAAACGGGAAGTCTGCCCGGCGGAAGTTTGTTTAAACCGCTGGAAAGTGATTTAAAAGAGTTTGGAGTAAAAGCGGTTTTTCTAAATAATTCCGTAAGTTTTAACGCTGCGGTTTACGAAATCAATCAGCGTAATATTTTGATGAATGCCAATGATCCTGTAAACCCTGACTTACTGGTTACAAGAGGTTCTGAAAGAAGCCGTGGTTTTGAATGTGATCTGGCAGGATATATTACTCCAGACTGGCAGGTAAATGCTTCTTACAGTTATATTGATGCCGAAATTACCAATGACGCCAATGCTGCATTAATTGGACAGAGAAAGCAAAATACGCCAAAAAACAGCGCTAATCTTTGGACACGCTACAACTTTAATTCAGATTCTGTTTTAGATGATTTTGGAATTGGTTTTGGAATACAGTATCAAAGCAGTAAAGTACCTTGGTTTACTAGAGATTTTACGCTTCCAGATTTTACCATTTTTGATGCCGCTATTTATTACAAACCAAACGGAAGCAATATGCAGATTGCCTTAAACGCTGGAAATCTTCTAAATAAAACCTACTGGCTGGGCGCACAAAATTATTTGAGATTGTTTCCGGGAAGTCCGCGAAACGTAAATCTTACCGTAACTTATAGATTTTAA
- a CDS encoding ABC transporter permease codes for MKILQSEILIARHFRKSIFKNSAIYIITAIIGILLLYAAFTGWDNYKTQNETSEKYQHESREDWLKNPDKNPHRMAHYGNFAFRKSTPLSVFEFGMEPFFGNAIFLEAHKQNTANFSEAGFSNSMLRFGEISIAMVLQVLLPLLIFFLGFNAIAYERENGTLKILLTQGINWKQLLIGKTLGIASVIMLLFVPTIIILVLVWLFLQNFSITADETIKMLLFIFFHLAYLLFFCVIAVLISAVSKTSKKALITLIGIWLLFTIILPRTTQAIGAYIYEAPSKIQFTSDIEKDILKEGDSHNPNDPHYKKIKDSLLLAYKVDSVQKLPFNYSGYIMTEGEKISSRIYNEHLAELLKIYKKQNSFSKTVSFLNPYIAIKNLSMGLSNTDYESYIDFQKQAEDYRYAMAQKMNALQIKYISNTKSDEPKIIGKEHWAEVEEFHYEPEKIGTVLKNEIVSIISILLWIAVLFILIRIASHKLKAI; via the coding sequence ATGAAAATATTACAATCAGAAATACTGATAGCCAGACATTTTAGAAAATCTATTTTTAAAAATTCTGCTATCTATATCATAACGGCTATCATTGGCATTTTGCTTTTATATGCGGCTTTTACAGGCTGGGACAATTACAAAACCCAAAATGAAACGAGCGAAAAATACCAGCATGAATCGAGAGAAGACTGGTTAAAAAATCCAGATAAAAATCCGCATAGAATGGCACATTACGGCAATTTTGCCTTTAGAAAAAGTACGCCTTTGAGTGTTTTCGAATTCGGAATGGAACCTTTCTTTGGAAATGCTATTTTTCTTGAAGCGCACAAACAAAATACTGCCAATTTCTCTGAAGCTGGTTTTTCAAACAGTATGCTTCGTTTTGGAGAAATCAGTATTGCTATGGTTCTACAGGTTTTATTACCGCTTCTTATTTTCTTTTTAGGTTTTAATGCCATTGCTTACGAACGTGAAAACGGCACTTTAAAAATTCTATTAACTCAGGGAATCAATTGGAAACAGCTTTTAATTGGAAAAACTTTAGGAATTGCAAGCGTTATTATGCTTCTTTTTGTTCCAACCATTATTATTTTAGTTTTGGTCTGGCTCTTTTTACAAAACTTTTCTATTACGGCAGACGAAACGATAAAAATGCTTTTGTTTATCTTTTTTCATTTGGCTTATCTCCTATTCTTCTGTGTGATTGCGGTTTTGATTTCTGCGGTAAGCAAAACTTCCAAAAAAGCATTAATTACGCTTATTGGAATTTGGCTGTTATTTACTATTATTCTGCCAAGAACGACGCAGGCAATTGGTGCTTATATTTATGAAGCGCCTTCTAAAATCCAGTTTACCAGTGATATCGAAAAAGATATTTTAAAAGAAGGCGACAGTCATAACCCAAATGATCCGCATTATAAAAAAATCAAAGATTCTTTGCTTTTGGCTTATAAAGTCGATTCGGTACAGAAACTTCCGTTCAATTATTCGGGATACATTATGACCGAAGGCGAAAAAATAAGTTCCAGAATTTACAACGAACATTTAGCCGAACTTTTAAAGATTTACAAAAAACAAAATAGCTTTTCTAAGACGGTTTCTTTTCTAAATCCTTATATCGCCATCAAAAATTTATCAATGGGATTGTCGAATACCGATTACGAATCGTACATTGATTTTCAGAAACAAGCCGAAGATTATCGTTACGCAATGGCACAGAAAATGAACGCTTTGCAGATCAAATATATCAGCAATACAAAATCGGATGAGCCAAAAATTATTGGAAAAGAACATTGGGCTGAAGTAGAAGAATTTCATTATGAACCTGAAAAAATCGGAACGGTTCTTAAAAACGAAATCGTCTCTATCATTTCAATTCTGCTCTGGATTGCGGTGCTTTTTATTTTGATTAGAATCGCATCACATAAACTTAAAGCCATCTAA
- a CDS encoding succinate dehydrogenase/fumarate reductase iron-sulfur subunit: MKLYLKIWRQFDASSKGEMTDYEIDGVSEHMSFLEMLDLLNENLIQQGERVIEFDHDCREGICGQCGVMINGRAHGPLRNTTTCQLHMRSFKDGDTIYIEPFRAKAFPVLRDLKIDRKAFDTIIASGGFIGASTGQAPEANSIPISYETAEEAFDAAACIGCGACVASCKNASAALFVGAKITHLALLPQGKVEAPKRALNMVKQMDLQGFGNCSDTRACEIECPQGISVLSIARMNLEYMKALTFRK; the protein is encoded by the coding sequence ATGAAACTTTATCTAAAAATTTGGCGGCAGTTTGACGCTTCATCAAAAGGAGAAATGACAGATTATGAAATTGATGGAGTTTCAGAACATATGTCTTTTCTTGAAATGTTGGATCTCTTAAACGAAAATCTAATTCAGCAAGGCGAACGAGTTATCGAATTCGATCACGATTGCCGGGAAGGAATCTGCGGGCAATGCGGTGTTATGATTAACGGAAGAGCACATGGCCCTTTAAGAAATACCACAACCTGTCAGCTTCATATGCGAAGTTTTAAAGATGGTGATACGATTTATATTGAACCCTTTCGTGCCAAAGCTTTTCCAGTTTTACGCGATTTAAAAATTGACCGAAAAGCTTTTGATACTATTATCGCTTCGGGAGGTTTTATTGGAGCTTCGACCGGACAAGCACCCGAAGCCAACAGTATTCCTATTTCTTATGAAACCGCAGAAGAAGCTTTCGATGCTGCCGCCTGTATTGGATGCGGCGCCTGCGTAGCTTCCTGTAAAAATGCCAGTGCTGCTTTGTTTGTAGGTGCAAAAATTACGCATTTAGCATTGCTTCCACAAGGAAAAGTAGAAGCTCCCAAACGTGCTCTTAACATGGTCAAACAAATGGATCTTCAAGGTTTTGGTAATTGTTCCGATACAAGAGCCTGTGAAATTGAATGTCCACAGGGAATTTCGGTTCTCTCTATTGCCAGAATGAATTTGGAATATATGAAAGCTTTGACTTTTAGGAAATAA
- a CDS encoding DUF3526 domain-containing protein — protein sequence MLSLLFKNFIRSKGTKIGLLFLLCIGFISLLIGNQFQDKQEKNIQEAAIYQKEHIARNAAFHKDEIGLLLYYIKFSLVNNTLPINSLAIGQRDVNPSIQNVTIRGLEGQKYDAELNNPNNLLSGNIDFSFVLVYLFPLLIIAFSYNVISEEKESGTWKIVATQSQNTFKYILQLFYVRILSLMALFTVLLFTAVLFLNIPLDQSFFIFYGIGILYILFWFAVCFFIVSLQMHSNFNAVSLLTIWLFLIIIVPAGINAFIVNKYKIPEALELTIQQRNAYHEKWDMDKNETMEKFYKHYPQFREYKIPADKEFCWLWYFAMQQMGDDESAVQSKELYAKLEQRNRASELIAQFIPTLHTQIQLNDIAKSDLRNQLLFLKETTQFHEKLRLHFYPKIFDNEAVDQQKWENYKIETFKDSTEISFLKAFLPLLLFILILIGFGWRNFNNKAYF from the coding sequence ATGTTATCATTATTATTTAAAAATTTCATTCGATCAAAAGGGACTAAAATTGGATTGCTTTTTCTGTTATGTATCGGTTTTATCAGTCTTTTAATTGGAAACCAGTTTCAGGATAAACAAGAAAAGAACATTCAGGAAGCTGCCATTTATCAAAAAGAACATATTGCCAGAAATGCGGCGTTTCATAAAGACGAAATCGGTCTTTTATTGTATTATATCAAGTTTTCTTTGGTCAATAATACATTACCTATAAACAGTTTAGCCATTGGCCAACGCGATGTTAATCCTTCTATTCAAAATGTGACGATTCGCGGTTTAGAAGGTCAGAAATACGATGCAGAACTCAATAATCCAAACAATCTTTTGTCCGGAAATATTGATTTTAGTTTTGTACTGGTTTATTTATTTCCGCTTCTGATTATTGCTTTCTCTTATAATGTAATTTCAGAAGAAAAAGAAAGCGGTACTTGGAAAATTGTGGCAACACAGAGTCAGAATACTTTCAAATACATCTTGCAGTTATTTTATGTAAGGATTTTGAGTTTGATGGCTTTGTTTACGGTTTTGCTATTTACTGCTGTTTTGTTCTTAAATATTCCGTTGGATCAGTCTTTTTTTATTTTCTACGGAATTGGAATTCTATACATATTATTTTGGTTTGCGGTTTGTTTTTTCATTGTTTCCCTGCAAATGCATTCTAATTTTAATGCCGTTTCACTACTTACAATTTGGCTGTTTTTAATCATTATTGTTCCTGCCGGAATTAATGCATTTATTGTAAATAAATATAAAATTCCTGAAGCGCTGGAGCTCACTATACAACAGCGAAATGCCTATCATGAAAAGTGGGACATGGATAAAAATGAAACGATGGAAAAATTTTATAAACATTATCCTCAGTTTCGGGAGTATAAGATTCCAGCAGATAAAGAATTCTGCTGGCTTTGGTATTTTGCCATGCAGCAAATGGGCGACGACGAATCGGCAGTGCAGTCTAAGGAATTGTACGCTAAATTGGAACAGCGAAACCGTGCCAGCGAATTGATTGCACAATTTATTCCAACGCTTCATACTCAGATTCAGTTAAACGATATTGCGAAATCGGATTTACGTAACCAGCTTTTGTTTTTAAAAGAAACAACGCAATTTCATGAAAAACTTCGTCTGCATTTTTATCCTAAAATATTTGATAACGAAGCCGTTGATCAACAAAAATGGGAGAATTATAAAATTGAAACATTTAAAGATTCGACCGAAATCAGCTTTTTAAAAGCATTTTTACCGTTATTACTTTTTATTTTAATATTGATTGGCTTTGGATGGAGGAATTTTAACAACAAAGCTTATTTTTAA
- a CDS encoding 4-hydroxy-tetrahydrodipicolinate reductase, translating to MKIGLIGFGKTGKSVASILLENKNFCLEWVLRQSTVLEHRSVPEFFGVQSDEPGLIYSSSKTSVDELLEKHPVDVIIDFSSSEGIYTYGEVAAKKNVKIISAISHYKDKELEFLKKLSKKTTVFWSPNITLGVNFLLFASKFLKKIAPWVDIEVNEEHFKTKQGTSGTAVKIAEALDVDKENINSVRAGGIVGKHEVIFGFPFQTVRLIHESISREAFGNGVIFVAENIKEKEKGLYNFEDILTPYFTV from the coding sequence ATGAAAATAGGATTAATCGGATTCGGAAAAACTGGAAAATCAGTAGCTTCAATATTATTAGAAAATAAAAATTTCTGTTTGGAATGGGTTTTAAGACAAAGTACCGTTTTAGAACACAGATCGGTTCCGGAATTTTTTGGAGTACAGTCAGACGAACCCGGCTTAATCTATTCTAGTTCCAAAACTTCTGTAGATGAATTACTGGAAAAACATCCTGTTGACGTTATTATTGATTTTTCGTCTAGTGAAGGGATTTATACTTATGGAGAAGTGGCAGCGAAAAAAAATGTCAAAATCATTTCGGCTATTTCGCATTATAAAGACAAGGAATTGGAGTTTTTGAAGAAACTGTCTAAGAAAACAACCGTATTTTGGTCGCCTAATATTACTTTAGGCGTTAATTTTTTATTATTTGCTTCTAAATTTTTAAAGAAAATAGCGCCTTGGGTTGATATTGAAGTAAATGAAGAACATTTTAAAACTAAACAGGGAACTTCTGGAACGGCTGTAAAAATTGCGGAAGCTTTGGATGTGGATAAAGAAAATATCAATTCAGTTAGAGCGGGCGGAATTGTCGGAAAACATGAAGTTATTTTCGGATTTCCTTTTCAGACCGTGCGTTTAATTCACGAATCGATTTCGAGAGAAGCTTTTGGAAACGGAGTTATTTTTGTAGCTGAAAACATTAAAGAGAAGGAAAAGGGATTGTACAATTTTGAAGATATTTTGACGCCTTATTTTACTGTTTAA
- a CDS encoding DUF1810 domain-containing protein: protein MAYNNNELLRFLDAQNKLYLTALDEIKNGKKESPWMWFVFPQIKGMGSSDTSKFYEIKNADEAIAFLEHPILGKHLVEITSELIKKEETVDEIFVNDDIENLKSSMTLFASVQNVEPIFQEVLHKYFDGSSDFHTLQLLYSNL from the coding sequence ATGGCCTACAACAACAATGAACTGCTTCGTTTTTTAGATGCGCAGAACAAATTATATCTGACTGCTCTGGACGAAATTAAAAATGGTAAAAAGGAATCTCCCTGGATGTGGTTTGTATTTCCTCAAATAAAAGGAATGGGTTCCAGTGATACTTCTAAATTCTACGAAATCAAAAATGCCGATGAAGCAATTGCTTTTCTGGAACATCCTATTTTAGGAAAACATTTGGTTGAAATCACATCCGAATTAATCAAAAAAGAAGAAACAGTCGACGAAATATTTGTGAATGATGATATCGAAAACCTAAAATCTTCGATGACTTTATTTGCGAGTGTACAGAATGTCGAACCGATTTTTCAGGAAGTTTTGCATAAATATTTCGACGGTTCTTCTGACTTTCACACTTTACAATTGTTATACAGTAACCTGTAA
- a CDS encoding fumarate reductase/succinate dehydrogenase flavoprotein subunit, translating into MMESKIPEGPLSEKWNTYKAKAKLVNPANRKKLNIIVVGTGLAGASCAASLAEQGYNIKSFCFQDSPRRAHSVAAQGGVNAAKNYKNDGDSTFRMFYDTIKGGDFRSREANVYRLAECSAHLIDHAVAQGVPFAREYAGYLNNRSFGGVQVSRTFYARGQTGQQLLLGAYQALERQVSLGKIKLYTRHEMLELVVIDGKAKGIIARNLETGKLERHSADAVVLASGGYGKVYYLSTLAMGCNSSAVWRAHKKGAFMAGVSWIQFHPTSLPQHGENQSKLTLMSESLRNDGRIWVPKRANDDRNANSIPEEERDYYLERRYPSFGNLAPRDISSRAAKERIDAGHGVGPMKNAIYLDFSDAIKAQGKDTIEAKYSNLFTMYEKITGINAYKEPMLISPSAHFTMGGLWVDYELMTTIPGLFALGEANFADHGANRLGANSLLQACVDGYFIAPYTIPNYLAGELNATKFDIDHHAFEEAENAVRRQLDRFLHTNGTLSADYFHKKIGRLLYEKCGLSRSRKNLEEAIIEIRELKASFEKDLRITGDNTLNSELEKAGRIADYIELAELMCYDALQREESCGAHFREEYQTPDGEAVRNDEEFCYVSAWEWKGQNKEPELHKEPLVFEAVELAVRSYK; encoded by the coding sequence ATGATGGAATCAAAAATACCCGAAGGACCACTTTCAGAAAAATGGAATACTTATAAAGCGAAAGCTAAACTGGTAAATCCGGCAAATCGAAAAAAACTTAATATTATAGTCGTTGGTACAGGTCTTGCAGGCGCTTCATGCGCGGCATCCCTGGCAGAACAAGGTTATAATATTAAGTCTTTTTGTTTTCAGGACTCTCCCAGACGCGCACATTCTGTCGCTGCACAAGGCGGTGTAAATGCTGCTAAAAACTATAAAAACGACGGAGACAGCACTTTCAGAATGTTTTACGATACCATTAAAGGTGGCGATTTTAGATCCAGAGAAGCCAATGTTTATCGTCTAGCCGAATGTTCAGCCCATCTTATCGATCATGCAGTTGCACAAGGTGTTCCTTTTGCGAGAGAATATGCAGGTTATCTCAACAATCGTTCTTTTGGTGGGGTTCAGGTTTCCAGAACTTTTTATGCTCGTGGTCAAACGGGACAACAGCTTTTATTAGGAGCTTATCAGGCTCTTGAAAGACAGGTTTCCTTAGGGAAAATAAAGCTTTACACTCGCCATGAAATGCTGGAATTAGTTGTTATTGATGGCAAAGCCAAAGGTATAATCGCACGAAATCTCGAAACAGGAAAACTAGAACGTCATTCTGCCGATGCTGTTGTACTGGCTTCGGGTGGTTACGGAAAAGTATATTATTTATCTACTCTCGCCATGGGCTGCAACAGTTCTGCCGTCTGGAGAGCGCACAAAAAAGGGGCTTTTATGGCTGGTGTGAGCTGGATTCAGTTTCATCCTACTTCACTTCCGCAACATGGAGAAAATCAGTCCAAATTGACTTTAATGTCGGAATCGCTTCGAAATGACGGACGCATCTGGGTTCCAAAAAGAGCAAATGATGACAGAAATGCCAATTCGATCCCCGAAGAAGAACGAGATTATTATTTAGAACGTCGTTATCCTTCGTTTGGAAATCTGGCGCCAAGAGATATTTCTTCCCGTGCCGCCAAAGAAAGAATCGATGCCGGACATGGCGTTGGACCAATGAAAAATGCTATTTATTTAGATTTTTCAGATGCTATCAAAGCGCAGGGAAAAGATACAATTGAAGCCAAATACAGTAATCTTTTTACCATGTATGAAAAGATTACAGGAATAAATGCTTATAAAGAACCTATGCTTATTTCTCCTTCTGCACATTTTACAATGGGCGGACTTTGGGTCGATTATGAATTAATGACCACAATTCCAGGTTTATTTGCTTTAGGAGAAGCTAATTTTGCCGATCACGGCGCCAATCGTCTTGGGGCAAATTCACTGCTTCAAGCTTGTGTTGACGGTTATTTTATTGCTCCTTACACGATTCCAAATTATTTGGCCGGCGAATTAAATGCCACAAAATTTGATATAGATCATCACGCTTTTGAAGAAGCTGAAAATGCTGTTAGAAGACAATTGGATCGTTTTCTACATACTAACGGAACACTTTCTGCAGATTACTTTCATAAAAAAATCGGTCGCCTTCTCTACGAAAAATGCGGTCTTTCCAGAAGCAGAAAAAATCTTGAAGAAGCCATAATTGAAATTAGAGAATTAAAAGCTTCATTTGAAAAAGACCTCAGAATTACAGGCGATAATACTTTAAACAGTGAACTGGAAAAAGCCGGAAGAATTGCCGATTACATAGAATTAGCCGAATTAATGTGCTATGATGCCTTACAACGTGAAGAATCCTGCGGTGCCCATTTCAGAGAAGAATACCAAACTCCAGATGGAGAAGCCGTAAGAAATGATGAAGAATTCTGTTACGTCTCGGCTTGGGAATGGAAAGGACAAAATAAAGAACCGGAACTCCATAAAGAACCTCTAGTCTTCGAAGCGGTGGAACTTGCGGTTAGAAGTTATAAATAA